TAAATCTCTTGTTCCGCAATAGCCCATTCCTGATCGAATACCGCCAACTAATTGGTAAATTGTATCAGATAGTGGTCCTTTATACGGCACTCTTCCTTCAATGCCTTCTGGAACAAATTTCTTATTGTCCTCTTGGAAATATCGGTCCTTAGAGCCTTTTTCCATTGCGCTTACAGAACCCATACCGCGATAGACTTTAAAGCGACGTCCTTGGTAGATTTCAGTTTCACCAGGGCTTTCAGAAGTACCTGCAAGCATACTGCCGAGCATTACTGCATGACCTCCTGAAGCTAGAGCTTTTACAATATCTCCAGAATATTTTATTCCACCATCTGCAATAATTGCTTTACCATGCTTTCTAGCTTCTGTTGCACAATCATATACCGCCGTAATTTGTGGCACACCTACACCAGCTACAACACGGGTAGTACAGATTGAGCCAGGTCCTATTCCAACCTTCACCACATCAACGCCTGCTTCAATCAGTTCTCTTGTAGCAGCACCTGTAGCCACATTACCAGCAATAATGGCTAACTCTGGGTATTGTTTTCTAATCTCTTTTACAGTATTGATTACCCCCGCAGAATGGCCATGAGCGGTATCAACAACGATTACATCGACATTCGCCTTAACAAGAGCTTCAACACGTTTTAACGTATCAGATGTAACTCCAACCGCTGCACCAGCCAATAGACGTCCTTGTTGATCCTTTGCTGAATGTGGGAACTCAATTACTTTTTCAATATCCTTTATCGTAATTAGGCCTTTTAATACTCCTGAATCATCGACAAGTGGAAGTTTTTCAATCTTATATTGCTGTAAGATTTTTTCAGCATCCTCTAAACTCGTACCCACAGGCGCTGTAACAAGGTTTTCCTTTGTCATCACATCAGAGATAAGAATTGAGTAGTCTTGAA
The DNA window shown above is from Bacillus sp. T3 and carries:
- the guaB gene encoding IMP dehydrogenase, giving the protein MWESKFSKQGLTFDDVLLVPAKSEVLPRDVSLQVELTEKIKLNIPIISAGMDTVTEADMAIAIARQGGLGIIHKNMSIEQQADQVLKVKRSESGVITDPFFLTPEKQIYDAEHLMGKYRISGVPIVNNADEQKLVGILTNRDLRFIQDYSILISDVMTKENLVTAPVGTSLEDAEKILQQYKIEKLPLVDDSGVLKGLITIKDIEKVIEFPHSAKDQQGRLLAGAAVGVTSDTLKRVEALVKANVDVIVVDTAHGHSAGVINTVKEIRKQYPELAIIAGNVATGAATRELIEAGVDVVKVGIGPGSICTTRVVAGVGVPQITAVYDCATEARKHGKAIIADGGIKYSGDIVKALASGGHAVMLGSMLAGTSESPGETEIYQGRRFKVYRGMGSVSAMEKGSKDRYFQEDNKKFVPEGIEGRVPYKGPLSDTIYQLVGGIRSGMGYCGTRDLKELRENSQFIRMTGAGLRESHPHDVQITKEAPNYSLS